The following proteins come from a genomic window of Streptomyces sp. Sge12:
- a CDS encoding ADP-ribosylglycohydrolase family protein produces MTLTLEDRAVGALVGAAVGDALGGPVEGWTPDQIVERHGGRVHGIVGPWHENWRTARPIAPYHKGDGHVTDDTLMTHALIRVYETVRDHLDAHAIAEHLVPDLMSTPRWIPELEAEALPLQRIFLAEKWMVTRLHYAHVDPREAGSGNIVNCGAAMYMAPVGIANAGNPAGAYAEALDITGAHQSSYGREAAGVFAAAVAAACVPGATAASVVDTALSLAKDGTRAAIAAVREVAAGYRDFESALTPLRAAVAPYDSVGQDYRNPSLDARRPSRLHSIEELPVALGMLLVADGRYEGAVLGAVNYGRDCDSIATMAGAVAGALGGEAVIPAAWAKQVAEASRLDLHAPAVALAAVAREIFALDRSRRRSHEAAFTAIADLR; encoded by the coding sequence ATGACGCTCACGTTGGAGGACCGGGCCGTCGGCGCTCTCGTCGGAGCCGCCGTCGGCGACGCGCTGGGCGGCCCGGTGGAGGGCTGGACCCCGGACCAGATCGTGGAACGGCACGGCGGCCGGGTGCACGGCATCGTCGGCCCCTGGCACGAGAACTGGCGCACGGCCCGCCCCATCGCGCCGTACCACAAGGGCGACGGGCACGTCACGGACGACACCCTGATGACGCACGCGCTGATCCGCGTCTACGAGACCGTACGGGACCACCTCGACGCCCACGCGATCGCCGAGCACCTGGTCCCCGACCTGATGTCCACACCCCGCTGGATCCCGGAACTGGAGGCCGAGGCACTGCCGTTGCAGCGGATCTTCCTCGCCGAGAAGTGGATGGTGACCCGGCTGCACTACGCGCACGTCGACCCCCGCGAGGCCGGCAGCGGCAACATCGTCAACTGCGGCGCGGCGATGTACATGGCGCCGGTGGGCATCGCCAACGCGGGCAATCCGGCGGGCGCGTACGCGGAGGCGCTCGACATCACCGGGGCGCACCAGTCCTCGTACGGGCGGGAGGCGGCCGGCGTGTTCGCGGCGGCGGTGGCGGCCGCGTGCGTGCCGGGGGCGACGGCCGCCTCGGTGGTGGACACGGCCCTGTCGCTGGCCAAGGACGGTACGCGTGCGGCGATCGCAGCCGTCCGCGAAGTCGCCGCCGGATACCGGGACTTCGAGTCGGCGCTGACGCCGCTGCGGGCTGCGGTGGCCCCGTACGACTCGGTCGGCCAGGACTACCGCAACCCGTCGCTCGACGCCCGCCGCCCCTCCCGGCTGCACTCCATCGAGGAGCTCCCGGTCGCGCTGGGGATGCTGCTGGTCGCCGACGGACGGTACGAGGGCGCGGTCCTCGGGGCGGTCAACTACGGGCGGGACTGCGACTCCATCGCCACCATGGCGGGGGCGGTCGCGGGGGCCCTGGGCGGCGAGGCCGTGATCCCGGCCGCCTGGGCCAAGCAGGTCGCCGAGGCCAGCCGCCTCGACCTGCACGCCCCGGCCGTGGCGCTGGCCGCGGTGGCCCGGGAGATCTTCGCCCTGGACCGCTCCCGCCGCCGCTCCCACGAGGCGGCCTTCACCGCGATCGCGGACCTCCGGTGA
- the trpA gene encoding tryptophan synthase subunit alpha yields MSPTHGRGNIELLSATLAKAKSEDRAALVAYLPAGFPTVDGGIEAVKAVIAGGADVVEIGLPHSDPVLDGPVIQTADDIALRGGVKIADVIRTVREAHEATGAPVLVMTYWNPIDRYGVERFTSELAAAGGAGCILPDLPVQESALWREHAQKHGLATVFVVAPSSKDARLATITAAGSGFVYAASLMGVTGTRESVGNQAADLVRRTRATSDLPVCVGLGVSNAAQAKEVAGFADGVIVGSAFVKLLLDAPDLPSGLDAVRSLAGELAEGVRRS; encoded by the coding sequence GTGAGCCCCACGCACGGACGCGGCAACATCGAGCTGCTGAGCGCCACCCTCGCCAAGGCGAAGTCCGAGGACCGGGCCGCCCTCGTCGCCTACCTCCCCGCGGGCTTCCCGACCGTCGACGGCGGCATCGAGGCCGTCAAGGCCGTCATCGCCGGCGGCGCGGACGTCGTCGAGATCGGCCTGCCCCACAGCGACCCGGTCCTCGACGGGCCGGTCATCCAGACCGCAGACGACATCGCCCTGCGCGGCGGCGTCAAGATCGCCGACGTGATCCGCACGGTGCGCGAGGCGCACGAGGCGACCGGGGCCCCGGTCCTGGTGATGACCTACTGGAACCCCATCGACCGTTACGGCGTCGAGCGGTTCACGTCCGAGCTGGCGGCGGCGGGCGGCGCCGGCTGCATCCTGCCGGACCTGCCGGTGCAGGAGTCCGCGCTGTGGCGCGAGCACGCGCAGAAGCACGGTCTGGCGACCGTCTTCGTCGTGGCTCCCAGCAGCAAGGACGCCCGCCTGGCCACCATCACGGCGGCCGGCTCCGGCTTCGTCTACGCCGCCTCCCTCATGGGGGTCACCGGAACCCGCGAGTCCGTCGGCAACCAGGCCGCGGACCTGGTCCGCCGGACCCGCGCCACTAGCGATCTCCCCGTCTGCGTGGGCCTCGGCGTCTCCAACGCCGCCCAGGCCAAGGAGGTCGCGGGCTTCGCCGACGGCGTGATCGTCGGTTCGGCCTTCGTGAAGCTGCTGCTGGACGCGCCGGACCTGCCGAGCGGGCTGGACGCCGTACGGTCGCTGGCGGGCGAGCTTGCGGAAGGCGTACGCAGGAGCTGA
- the lgt gene encoding prolipoprotein diacylglyceryl transferase: MDLAYIPSPSTGVIHLGPIPLRGYAFCIIIGVFVAVWLGNRRWIARGGKPGTVADIAVWAVPFGLVGGRLYHVITDYQLYFGEGRNWVDAFKIWEGGLGIWGAIALGAVGAWIGCRLRGIPLPAWADALAPGIALAQACGRWGNWFNQELYGRATDLPWAVEITAGPNRDAGTYHPTFLYESLWCIGVALLVIWADRRFTLGHGRTFALYVAAYCVGRGWIEYMRVDEAHHILGLRLNVWTSIVVFVLAVVYLVLSAKLRPGREAVVEPDRDAPGGKDGDKAAPAEADAGAAAADAQKPGPAESKAPVLTKSDPADAKAPVLTKDDPAKAEADAPEAGKR; this comes from the coding sequence ATGGACCTTGCTTACATCCCCAGCCCGTCGACCGGCGTGATCCATCTCGGACCGATCCCGCTCCGCGGCTACGCGTTCTGCATCATCATCGGCGTCTTCGTCGCCGTCTGGCTCGGCAACCGGCGATGGATCGCGCGCGGCGGAAAGCCGGGCACGGTCGCGGACATCGCCGTGTGGGCCGTGCCCTTCGGCCTGGTCGGTGGTCGCCTCTACCACGTGATCACCGACTACCAGCTCTACTTCGGCGAGGGCCGCAACTGGGTCGACGCCTTCAAGATCTGGGAGGGCGGACTCGGCATCTGGGGCGCCATCGCGCTCGGCGCGGTCGGTGCCTGGATCGGCTGCCGCCTGCGCGGGATCCCGCTGCCGGCCTGGGCGGACGCCCTGGCCCCCGGGATCGCGCTGGCCCAGGCCTGCGGACGCTGGGGCAACTGGTTCAACCAGGAGCTCTACGGCCGCGCCACCGACCTGCCGTGGGCGGTGGAGATCACCGCGGGTCCGAACCGGGACGCCGGCACCTACCACCCGACCTTCCTCTACGAGTCGCTGTGGTGCATCGGTGTCGCGCTGCTGGTCATCTGGGCCGACCGCCGCTTCACGCTCGGCCACGGACGGACCTTCGCCCTGTACGTCGCCGCGTACTGCGTCGGCCGCGGCTGGATCGAGTACATGCGCGTCGACGAGGCGCACCACATCCTGGGCCTGCGCCTGAACGTCTGGACCTCGATCGTCGTCTTCGTCCTGGCGGTCGTCTACCTGGTGCTGTCGGCGAAGCTGCGGCCGGGCCGCGAAGCGGTCGTCGAACCGGACCGGGACGCCCCCGGCGGCAAGGACGGCGACAAGGCGGCCCCGGCCGAGGCGGACGCCGGCGCCGCAGCCGCTGACGCGCAGAAGCCCGGGCCCGCCGAGTCCAAGGCACCCGTTCTGACGAAGAGCGACCCGGCCGACGCCAAGGCACCCGTTCTGACGAAGGACGACCCGGCCAAGGCCGAGGCCGACGCCCCGGAGGCCGGCAAGCGCTGA
- a CDS encoding DsbA family protein — translation MSEKNDGANRDATKRSARERLQAERERQKTRDKRRRTLIVASAVVGVLALATVVGVIAANTGKDSSAKGGPVVAPSGATGKDALAIQTGKPEAKSTLTVWEDVRCPACKAFEDNYRETVHELEAKGLLKVDYHLVTLIDGNMGGSGSLKGANAAACAQDAGKFSEYHDVLFQNQPQEVDDAYGKNAKLLELAGKVEGLDTPEFRACVEDGTHNSWVGKSHEAFRAGKFRGTPTVLLNGKDIFSDQANQLTPQKLKEQVEAAGGVAKPSPSASATPGSGGKNGTKASPSASRTGSGGSSGTTSNRSSAGSSNGTRQD, via the coding sequence GTGAGCGAGAAGAACGACGGTGCGAACCGCGATGCGACGAAACGATCGGCCCGGGAGCGACTCCAAGCGGAGCGCGAGCGGCAGAAGACCCGGGACAAGCGCCGGCGGACCCTCATCGTGGCGTCGGCGGTGGTCGGTGTCCTTGCCCTGGCGACCGTCGTCGGTGTGATCGCGGCCAACACCGGCAAGGACAGCAGCGCGAAGGGCGGCCCGGTCGTCGCCCCCTCCGGGGCCACCGGCAAGGACGCGCTCGCCATCCAGACGGGCAAGCCGGAGGCCAAGTCCACCCTCACCGTCTGGGAGGACGTCCGCTGCCCCGCCTGCAAGGCGTTCGAGGACAACTACCGGGAGACCGTCCACGAGCTGGAGGCCAAGGGCCTGCTCAAGGTGGACTACCACCTGGTCACCCTCATCGACGGCAACATGGGCGGCAGCGGCTCCCTGAAGGGGGCGAATGCGGCGGCCTGCGCGCAGGACGCCGGCAAGTTCTCCGAGTACCACGACGTCCTCTTCCAGAACCAGCCGCAGGAGGTCGACGACGCCTACGGCAAGAACGCCAAGCTGCTGGAGCTGGCCGGCAAGGTCGAGGGGCTGGACACCCCCGAGTTCCGCGCCTGCGTCGAGGACGGCACCCACAACAGCTGGGTGGGCAAGTCGCACGAGGCCTTCCGGGCCGGAAAGTTCCGGGGCACGCCCACCGTGCTGCTCAACGGCAAGGACATCTTCTCCGACCAGGCCAACCAGCTGACCCCGCAGAAGCTCAAGGAGCAGGTGGAAGCCGCCGGCGGGGTCGCGAAGCCGTCACCGTCGGCCAGCGCGACGCCCGGGTCCGGCGGGAAGAACGGGACCAAGGCCTCGCCGTCCGCGTCACGGACGGGCTCCGGCGGGTCGTCCGGCACCACCTCGAACCGGTCCTCCGCCGGCTCGTCGAACGGGACCCGGCAGGACTGA
- a CDS encoding HpcH/HpaI aldolase/citrate lyase family protein, whose translation MILTWLYAPGDRPEVVAKALGCGADAVIVDLEDAVPASRKEYARAATADLLAERPPVPVHVRVNALDSPWGGADIGALGGLHGLAGLRLPKINAPGQITAVADRTGGVSLHALLESAVAVERAYEIARAHPALRGLSLGEADLRADLAVSAETGLDWCRSRVVVAARAAGLTPPAQSVFPDIRDLEALAVSCARGRSLGFLGRAAIHPRQLPVIERAYLPAPEEVSAASEVLSAARATPGALALPDGRFVDPAVVAAAHRTLALAARMAAR comes from the coding sequence GTGATCCTGACCTGGCTGTACGCGCCCGGCGACCGCCCGGAGGTCGTGGCCAAGGCCCTCGGCTGCGGGGCGGACGCCGTCATCGTCGACCTGGAGGACGCGGTACCGGCCTCGCGCAAGGAGTACGCCCGCGCCGCGACCGCCGATTTGCTGGCCGAGCGGCCCCCGGTCCCGGTCCACGTCCGTGTGAACGCACTGGACTCCCCCTGGGGCGGCGCCGACATCGGCGCGCTGGGCGGGCTGCACGGCCTCGCGGGGCTGCGGCTGCCGAAGATCAACGCCCCGGGCCAGATCACCGCCGTCGCCGACCGCACCGGCGGGGTCAGCCTGCACGCCCTGCTCGAATCGGCGGTGGCCGTGGAGCGCGCGTACGAGATCGCCCGCGCGCATCCCGCCCTGCGCGGGCTCTCCCTCGGCGAGGCGGACCTGCGGGCCGACCTGGCCGTCAGCGCGGAGACGGGCCTGGACTGGTGCCGCTCGCGGGTGGTGGTCGCGGCCCGGGCCGCGGGGCTGACGCCCCCGGCGCAGTCGGTGTTCCCGGACATCCGGGACCTCGAGGCGCTGGCCGTGTCCTGCGCCCGAGGCCGCTCGCTGGGCTTCCTCGGCCGGGCGGCGATCCACCCGCGCCAGCTCCCGGTGATCGAGCGGGCCTACCTCCCGGCGCCCGAGGAGGTCAGCGCGGCGTCGGAGGTACTGAGCGCGGCCCGGGCCACCCCGGGGGCGCTGGCCCTGCCCGACGGCCGCTTCGTGGACCCGGCGGTCGTGGCCGCGGCGCACCGCACCCTGGCCCTCGCCGCCCGCATGGCCGCCCGCTGA
- the rbsK gene encoding ribokinase, with protein MTAIAVLGSTNMDLVAYVPKAPRLGETVTGRAFRTVSGGKGANQAVAAARCGGQVVMIGAVGADEFGVRLRSALTAAGVDTAALRTVEGASGTAHITVDDEGGNSIIVIPGANAAVTGLESGDEARIAAAGSLLLQLELPLSAVLAGARAARAHGVRTVLTPAPAQPLPAELLAATDLLVPNEHEAAALTGLTDPLQCAEALLADVPEVVITLGAAGVLYAARGRDPLTAPAPRVRAVDTTAAGDTFVGALAVALGEGRPMPGALHWASSAAALSVQRHGAQDSMPTRAETDAFAAARPGSGS; from the coding sequence ATGACGGCCATCGCCGTGCTCGGCAGTACGAACATGGACCTCGTCGCCTACGTCCCCAAGGCCCCCCGCCTCGGGGAGACCGTCACCGGCCGCGCCTTCCGCACGGTCTCCGGCGGCAAGGGTGCCAACCAGGCCGTCGCCGCCGCCCGCTGCGGCGGACAGGTGGTGATGATCGGCGCGGTCGGGGCCGACGAGTTCGGCGTACGACTGCGCTCCGCGCTCACCGCGGCCGGGGTCGACACCGCCGCGCTGCGCACCGTCGAGGGCGCCAGCGGCACCGCCCACATCACGGTGGACGACGAGGGCGGCAACAGCATCATCGTCATCCCCGGCGCGAACGCCGCCGTCACCGGTCTGGAGTCCGGGGACGAGGCGCGTATCGCCGCCGCCGGATCGCTGCTCCTCCAACTCGAACTCCCCCTCTCCGCCGTCCTCGCCGGAGCTCGCGCCGCCCGCGCGCACGGCGTCCGCACGGTGCTGACCCCGGCTCCCGCCCAGCCGCTGCCCGCCGAACTGCTCGCCGCCACCGACCTCCTCGTCCCGAACGAGCACGAGGCCGCGGCCCTCACCGGCCTCACCGATCCCCTCCAGTGCGCCGAGGCCCTGCTGGCCGACGTGCCCGAGGTGGTGATCACCCTGGGTGCGGCCGGGGTCCTGTACGCCGCCCGCGGCCGGGATCCGCTGACGGCGCCCGCGCCGCGGGTCCGGGCCGTGGACACCACCGCCGCCGGGGACACCTTCGTCGGCGCCCTCGCCGTGGCCCTCGGCGAGGGCCGGCCGATGCCCGGGGCGCTGCACTGGGCCTCGTCGGCGGCCGCGCTCTCCGTGCAGCGCCACGGCGCACAGGACTCGATGCCGACCCGTGCCGAGACCGATGCCTTCGCCGCGGCGCGGCCCGGGTCCGGCTCGTGA
- a CDS encoding CaiB/BaiF CoA transferase family protein has translation MRTAGPLEGLRVLDLATLFAGPLAATLLGDFGAEVVKVEHPGRPDPSRGHGPAKDGIGLWWKLLGRNKRTMTLDLSAPGGRDTLLRLAATADVVIENFRPGTLEKWGLGWPELSAANPRLVLARVTAFGQHGPYAHRPGFGTLAEAMSGFAAITGEPEGPPTLPPFGLADSIAALTCAYAVMTALAGRDRTGHGQVVDLAIVEPILTVLGPHPLWYDQLGYVQPRTGNRSTNNAPRNTYRSADGRWLAVSTSAQSIAERVMRLVGRPELIAEPWFETGAGRARHADVLDDAVGGWIARHKAEEVVAAFEEAEAAVAQVYDVRDVMADPQFAALDTVTEVEDPELGPLRMQNILFRLSNTPGGIRWAGRPHGADTEEILTELGLTGAEITALRTEGAL, from the coding sequence GTGAGGACCGCCGGGCCGCTGGAGGGGCTCCGCGTGCTCGACCTCGCCACCCTCTTCGCCGGGCCGCTGGCCGCCACCCTGCTCGGGGACTTCGGAGCCGAGGTCGTCAAGGTGGAGCACCCCGGCCGGCCCGACCCCTCGCGCGGCCACGGCCCCGCCAAGGACGGCATCGGCCTGTGGTGGAAGCTGCTCGGCCGGAACAAGCGGACGATGACCCTCGACCTGTCCGCGCCGGGCGGCCGGGACACCCTGCTGCGGCTCGCGGCCACCGCCGACGTGGTCATCGAGAACTTCCGCCCCGGCACCCTGGAGAAGTGGGGGCTGGGCTGGCCCGAGCTGTCGGCCGCCAACCCGCGCCTGGTCCTGGCCCGCGTCACGGCCTTCGGCCAGCACGGCCCGTACGCGCACCGCCCGGGTTTCGGCACCCTCGCCGAGGCGATGAGCGGGTTCGCGGCGATCACCGGGGAGCCGGAAGGGCCGCCGACCCTGCCGCCGTTCGGGCTCGCCGATTCGATCGCCGCGCTGACCTGCGCGTACGCGGTGATGACCGCCCTCGCCGGCCGGGACCGCACCGGGCACGGACAGGTCGTGGACCTGGCGATCGTCGAGCCGATCCTCACCGTGCTCGGCCCGCACCCGCTCTGGTACGACCAGCTCGGCTACGTCCAGCCGCGCACCGGCAACCGCTCCACGAACAACGCCCCCCGCAACACCTACCGCAGTGCCGACGGGCGCTGGCTGGCGGTCTCCACCTCCGCGCAGTCCATCGCCGAACGGGTCATGCGGCTGGTGGGCCGGCCCGAGCTGATCGCCGAGCCCTGGTTCGAGACGGGGGCCGGGCGGGCCCGGCACGCGGACGTGCTCGACGATGCGGTCGGCGGCTGGATCGCCCGGCACAAGGCCGAGGAGGTGGTGGCCGCGTTCGAGGAGGCCGAGGCGGCCGTCGCGCAGGTCTACGACGTCCGCGACGTGATGGCCGACCCGCAGTTCGCGGCCCTCGACACGGTCACCGAGGTCGAGGACCCGGAGCTCGGCCCGCTCCGCATGCAGAACATCCTCTTCCGGCTCTCCAACACTCCCGGCGGGATCCGCTGGGCGGGTCGCCCGCACGGCGCGGACACCGAGGAGATCCTGACCGAGCTCGGCCTGACCGGGGCCGAGATCACCGCACTGCGGACCGAGGGAGCCCTGTGA
- a CDS encoding ADP-ribosylglycohydrolase family protein, whose translation MTGTTGPAPAAPARPPGAAQGSGRACEPLRLTWAQPEDLVGHELRQAAEDGRDAAPVLRAWLAAGGRPAPDRAGASPTPAPPELRALAARLLDDLAHLPPASAADEPRSWPAIRAAWPAPDHVPTRAALPPAGPGRPAPPRAAEALPGATPGGPAVRPTGPPDPAAPPREHPTAGPGTRAGDPPRAPEPAPPAGTRTPQPPNNAAPLPQLRTGPEAARLEAAWLGRAVGCLLGKPVEKLPLEGIRALARATGNWPLGDWFTARGVPPDVLAAYPWNRRSAPTSLAENIDGMPEDDDLNYPLLGLLLLQRHGKAFTTADVARLWLDELPAGRTFTAERIAYRNLLLGLEPPATATHHNPFREWIGALIRADVHGWTNPGDPAAAAAQAYRDAALTHTGNGVYAALFVAAATATAATGRADVHTALRAGLAVVPPRSRLAEAVRCGIRTAGQEADFDRVVDRLHARYGHYHWVHAVPNTALIAAALTHADGDFTRSVCHAVSGGWDTDSNGATAGALAGLLAGSADALPHRWTAPLKNRLATTVAGFDGIGFDTLAHLTAQEAARS comes from the coding sequence GTGACGGGCACGACCGGGCCGGCCCCGGCCGCTCCTGCACGCCCGCCGGGGGCGGCCCAGGGGTCCGGCCGGGCGTGCGAACCGCTCCGGCTCACCTGGGCGCAGCCCGAGGACCTGGTCGGGCACGAGCTGCGCCAGGCGGCGGAGGACGGCCGGGACGCGGCCCCGGTCCTGCGCGCCTGGCTGGCGGCGGGCGGCCGTCCGGCCCCGGACCGCGCGGGCGCCTCCCCCACCCCCGCCCCGCCGGAGCTGCGCGCCCTGGCCGCCCGCCTCCTGGACGACCTGGCGCACCTCCCGCCCGCCTCCGCAGCCGACGAACCCCGGTCCTGGCCCGCCATCCGGGCCGCCTGGCCGGCCCCGGACCACGTGCCGACCCGGGCGGCCCTCCCGCCCGCAGGGCCGGGCCGCCCCGCACCGCCCCGCGCAGCAGAGGCCCTGCCCGGGGCGACGCCCGGCGGACCAGCGGTGCGCCCCACCGGCCCCCCGGACCCGGCGGCGCCCCCGCGCGAACACCCGACCGCAGGTCCGGGGACACGGGCCGGCGACCCGCCCCGCGCACCCGAACCGGCACCACCGGCCGGCACCCGCACACCGCAGCCGCCGAACAACGCCGCGCCGCTACCCCAACTGCGGACCGGGCCGGAGGCCGCCCGGCTGGAAGCCGCCTGGCTCGGGCGGGCCGTCGGGTGTCTGCTCGGCAAGCCCGTCGAGAAGCTGCCCCTGGAGGGGATCCGGGCGCTGGCCCGCGCCACCGGCAACTGGCCGCTCGGCGACTGGTTCACCGCCCGCGGCGTCCCCCCGGACGTACTCGCCGCGTATCCGTGGAACCGCCGCTCCGCCCCCACCTCCCTCGCCGAGAACATCGACGGCATGCCCGAGGACGACGACCTCAACTACCCCCTCCTCGGGCTGCTCCTGCTCCAGCGGCACGGCAAGGCCTTCACCACCGCCGACGTCGCCCGCCTCTGGCTCGACGAGCTGCCGGCCGGGCGGACCTTCACCGCCGAGCGCATCGCCTACCGCAATCTCCTCCTCGGCCTGGAGCCCCCCGCCACCGCCACCCACCACAACCCCTTCCGCGAGTGGATCGGCGCCCTCATCCGCGCCGACGTCCATGGCTGGACCAATCCCGGCGATCCGGCCGCCGCCGCGGCCCAGGCCTACCGGGACGCCGCCCTGACCCACACCGGCAACGGCGTCTACGCCGCGCTCTTCGTCGCCGCCGCCACCGCCACCGCCGCCACCGGCCGGGCGGACGTCCACACCGCGCTGCGGGCCGGGCTGGCCGTCGTACCGCCCCGCTCCCGTCTCGCCGAGGCCGTCCGCTGCGGGATCCGTACGGCCGGCCAGGAGGCGGACTTCGACCGCGTCGTCGACCGGCTGCACGCCCGCTACGGGCACTACCACTGGGTGCACGCCGTCCCCAACACGGCGCTGATCGCGGCCGCCCTCACCCACGCCGACGGGGACTTCACCCGCTCCGTCTGCCACGCCGTGTCCGGCGGCTGGGACACCGACTCCAACGGGGCGACCGCGGGCGCCCTCGCCGGGCTGCTCGCCGGCTCCGCGGACGCGCTCCCGCACCGCTGGACCGCACCGCTCAAGAACCGGCTGGCCACCACCGTCGCCGGCTTCGACGGCATCGGCTTCGACACCCTCGCCCACCTCACCGCACAGGAGGCAGCACGCTCATGA
- the trpB gene encoding tryptophan synthase subunit beta, which yields MSSEFFIPDPEGHVPNAEGYFGDFGGKFIPEALVAAVDEVAVEYEKAKGDPAFAAELNDLMVNYTGRPSALTEVPRFAEHAGGARIFLKREDLNHTGSHKINNVLGQALLTKRMGKTRVIAETGAGQHGVATATACALFGLECTIYMGEVDTQRQALNVARMRMLGAEVIAVKSGSRTLKDAINEAFRDWVANVDRTHYLFGTVAGPHPFPAMVRDFHRVIGVEARRQILERAGRLPDAVAACVGGGSNAIGLFHAFIPDTGVRLVGFEPAGHGVETGEHAATLTAGEPGILHGSRSYVLQDEEGQITEPYSISAGLDYPGIGPEHSYLKDSGRGEYRAVTDDAAMQALRLLSRTEGIIPAIESAHALAGALDLGRELGKDGLIVVNLSGRGDKDMDTAARYFNLYDTDGEVADNEFSEGDDK from the coding sequence ATGTCCAGCGAGTTCTTCATTCCGGACCCGGAGGGTCACGTCCCCAACGCCGAGGGTTACTTCGGTGACTTCGGCGGCAAGTTCATCCCGGAGGCGCTCGTCGCCGCCGTGGACGAGGTCGCCGTCGAGTACGAGAAGGCCAAGGGCGACCCGGCCTTCGCGGCCGAGCTCAATGACCTCATGGTCAACTACACCGGCCGCCCGAGCGCCCTCACCGAGGTGCCGCGCTTCGCCGAGCACGCCGGCGGCGCCCGGATCTTCCTCAAGCGCGAGGACCTCAACCACACCGGCTCGCACAAGATCAACAACGTGCTGGGCCAGGCGCTGCTCACCAAGCGCATGGGCAAGACCCGTGTCATCGCCGAGACCGGCGCCGGCCAGCACGGCGTGGCCACCGCCACCGCCTGCGCCCTCTTCGGCCTCGAGTGCACCATCTACATGGGCGAGGTCGACACTCAGCGCCAGGCCCTGAACGTGGCCAGGATGCGCATGCTGGGCGCCGAGGTCATCGCCGTGAAGTCCGGCTCCCGCACGCTGAAGGACGCCATCAACGAGGCGTTCCGCGACTGGGTCGCCAATGTGGACCGCACCCACTACCTCTTCGGTACGGTCGCCGGCCCCCACCCCTTCCCGGCCATGGTCCGCGACTTCCACCGCGTCATCGGTGTCGAGGCCCGCCGCCAGATCCTGGAGCGAGCCGGCCGGCTGCCCGACGCCGTTGCGGCCTGCGTCGGCGGCGGCTCCAACGCCATCGGCCTCTTCCACGCCTTCATCCCGGACACCGGAGTCCGCCTGGTCGGCTTCGAGCCCGCCGGGCACGGCGTCGAGACCGGCGAGCACGCGGCCACGCTGACCGCCGGCGAGCCGGGGATCCTGCACGGCTCCCGCTCCTACGTCCTCCAGGACGAGGAGGGCCAGATCACCGAGCCGTACTCCATCTCGGCCGGCCTGGACTACCCGGGCATCGGCCCGGAGCACTCCTACCTCAAGGACTCCGGCCGCGGCGAATACCGCGCGGTCACCGACGACGCGGCGATGCAGGCGCTGCGGCTGCTCTCGCGCACCGAGGGGATCATCCCGGCGATCGAGTCGGCGCACGCCCTCGCGGGCGCCCTGGACCTGGGCCGGGAGCTGGGCAAGGACGGCCTGATCGTCGTCAACCTGTCCGGTCGCGGCGACAAGGACATGGACACGGCCGCCCGCTACTTCAACCTGTACGACACCGACGGTGAAGTCGCCGACAACGAGTTCTCCGAGGGGGACGACAAGTGA